In one window of Candidatus Avedoeria danica DNA:
- a CDS encoding ABC transporter ATP-binding protein, which produces MIQIDNVHKSYVMGKEAVPALRGVSLDIRRGEMVCLMGPSGSGKTTLLNITGGLDSPGRGHVTIDGHNIVSMKEEGLARLRLATMGFVFQTFNLLSNFTALENVEAPMVLLGKWPRRERKERAEALLTSVGLGDRMEHYPSELSGGQQQRVAIARALANDPAIVIGDEMTGDLDSATGFEIMTLVRDLKDKQGKTIVYVTHDPRMAEFADYTVHLLDGRIVDEAASAIHRAGGQHAAHGDAAVAAVAAVAADPPDHDGAAPPSSAPYAHTAPVAEPSR; this is translated from the coding sequence ATCATTCAGATCGACAACGTCCACAAGAGCTACGTCATGGGCAAGGAAGCCGTCCCGGCCCTGCGCGGCGTCTCGCTGGACATCCGGCGTGGCGAGATGGTCTGCCTGATGGGCCCGAGCGGCTCCGGCAAGACGACACTGCTGAACATCACCGGCGGCCTCGACTCGCCCGGCCGCGGCCACGTGACGATCGACGGCCACAACATCGTGTCCATGAAAGAGGAGGGCCTGGCGCGGCTGCGTCTGGCGACGATGGGCTTCGTCTTCCAGACGTTCAACCTGCTGTCCAACTTCACCGCCCTCGAGAACGTCGAAGCGCCGATGGTCCTCCTCGGCAAATGGCCGCGCCGCGAGCGCAAGGAGCGCGCCGAGGCTCTCCTGACCTCGGTCGGTCTCGGCGACCGCATGGAGCACTACCCGAGCGAGCTCTCGGGCGGCCAGCAGCAGCGCGTCGCCATCGCCCGCGCCCTGGCCAACGACCCGGCGATCGTCATCGGCGACGAGATGACCGGCGACCTCGACAGCGCGACCGGCTTCGAGATCATGACGCTCGTGCGAGACCTGAAGGACAAGCAGGGCAAGACGATCGTCTACGTCACGCACGATCCGCGCATGGCCGAGTTCGCCGACTACACCGTCCACCTGCTGGACGGCCGCATCGTCGACGAGGCCGCCAGCGCGATCCACCGCGCCGGCGGCCAGCACGCGGCGCACGGCGACGCCGCCGTCGCGGCCGTCGCGGCCGTCGCGGCCGACCCGCCGGACCACGACGGCGCGGCGCCGCCGTCGTCGGCGCCATACGCACACACCGCTCCCGTCGCCGAGCCGTCGCGATGA
- a CDS encoding ABC transporter permease, which yields MIMTYIRRNLWRRKVRTILMVLSLIVGVGTLVALNATVESYRRFYAGSVSGKVGDFDLILSRPETAPNRLFDPAETLTTLATVPGVRTALPRIQGTVTLIAGDKRGDTLMVARRADDTLGDIEVEEGAADVAVQDGVPGAIVLQQTADVLGLKVGDAVEIQYAPPPSRLKGRAPDEGASRRRTTGTWTVRAIATQRGVTGQDGNEGVLVDLGALQERFGLGKLAERIAVDYDRSLYDSRDPQRSAFRTRAVTDDVRAKLGDADWVYLMPRPRAVIDGANAFIFWQSLITMYGVLSLSVVGMLIRTLIMTNVQEQTRDMAILRILGAPRRHLFNIVAAEVAAVGSLGIGLGLVVGQAVNNLAIAPFIANRAGETVADLPLVSVRAITISVITAFLVLALSTWAPAHKAATTKITHAINPGVADGLGLEDLAKLRERRPDFKVSGRGLVVLTYPALVFFVFPLAFDFGILWVLSALIFGSLLSLIVGAALVFYIVILPFERLLVFVLKRFAPRIGYFVQRTTFRGKVRNTLISLMIVMSATLPAFLSTSLALGIANTDTDQRLTGGAPFVVWPAWTFVGRAGGASVDPNQAAVSNFRPELLNEVRSDADFGATAALTYEFRTRVKDGVGLRDANVRALGVDADLRPVLYPEAIEMVAGDDSAVARVAGEPNTIVIGAALATYLDLGVGDELVIVGGGRDHEVPMTIVGVAKRIGGVGNFTAKQTAVWGGDCSVLMGLESFRILANDPQLGPPDKKTPIVRRLFATHGPGIDEQQLTSDLRLRYATQNDLTIDSTAETVQTIREESKTGQLFLIVLTALTSVLAVFGVFAVIYVSIYGRRGEIGMMKAIGTPGRHLLGVFVGEAMIMTLSATLTGVTAGVLLAYALRMSEGFRNELPTHFAMDVIVVPAMLVLMILASLVSATWATHGYRKRPAIAILRTL from the coding sequence ATGATCATGACCTACATCCGGCGCAACCTCTGGCGCCGGAAGGTGCGGACGATCCTGATGGTCCTCAGCCTGATCGTCGGCGTCGGCACGCTGGTGGCGCTGAACGCGACGGTCGAGAGCTACCGCCGCTTCTACGCGGGCAGCGTCTCGGGCAAAGTGGGCGACTTCGACCTCATCCTCAGCCGGCCCGAGACGGCACCCAACCGGCTGTTCGACCCCGCCGAGACGTTGACGACGCTCGCCACGGTGCCGGGCGTCCGCACCGCGCTGCCCCGCATCCAGGGCACGGTGACGCTCATCGCCGGCGACAAACGCGGCGACACGCTCATGGTCGCCCGTCGCGCCGACGACACGCTCGGCGACATCGAGGTCGAGGAGGGCGCCGCCGACGTCGCCGTTCAGGACGGCGTTCCGGGCGCGATCGTCCTGCAACAGACGGCCGACGTGCTCGGGCTGAAGGTCGGCGACGCGGTGGAGATCCAGTACGCGCCGCCGCCGAGCCGCCTCAAGGGACGCGCACCCGACGAGGGCGCGTCACGCCGCCGAACGACGGGCACGTGGACGGTCCGGGCGATCGCGACGCAGCGCGGCGTGACCGGGCAGGACGGCAACGAGGGCGTGCTCGTCGACCTTGGGGCCCTGCAGGAGCGCTTCGGCCTAGGCAAGCTTGCCGAGCGGATCGCCGTCGACTATGACCGCAGCCTGTATGACTCGCGCGATCCGCAGCGATCGGCGTTCCGCACCCGCGCGGTCACGGACGACGTGCGCGCCAAGCTCGGCGACGCGGACTGGGTGTACCTCATGCCGCGGCCGCGGGCCGTCATCGACGGCGCAAACGCCTTCATCTTCTGGCAATCCCTCATCACGATGTACGGTGTCCTCAGCCTGTCGGTGGTGGGCATGCTCATCCGCACGCTGATCATGACGAACGTCCAGGAGCAGACGCGCGACATGGCGATCCTGCGCATCCTCGGGGCGCCGCGCAGACATCTCTTCAACATCGTCGCAGCCGAGGTGGCGGCGGTCGGCAGCCTCGGCATCGGGCTCGGTCTCGTCGTCGGACAGGCGGTGAACAACTTGGCGATCGCGCCGTTCATCGCCAACCGCGCCGGCGAGACCGTGGCCGACCTGCCGCTCGTGAGCGTCCGGGCGATCACGATCAGCGTGATCACGGCGTTCCTCGTGTTGGCCCTCTCCACATGGGCGCCCGCGCACAAGGCGGCCACGACGAAGATCACACACGCGATCAACCCCGGCGTGGCCGACGGCCTCGGGCTCGAGGACCTGGCGAAGCTGCGCGAGCGGCGGCCGGACTTCAAGGTCTCGGGCCGCGGGCTCGTCGTTCTGACCTACCCCGCCCTCGTGTTCTTCGTCTTCCCGCTGGCGTTCGACTTCGGCATCCTGTGGGTGCTGTCCGCCCTGATCTTCGGGTCGCTGTTGAGCCTGATCGTCGGCGCCGCGCTCGTTTTCTATATCGTCATCCTGCCGTTCGAGCGGCTGCTCGTCTTCGTCCTCAAGCGCTTCGCGCCGCGCATCGGCTACTTCGTGCAGCGGACGACGTTCCGCGGCAAGGTGCGCAACACGCTGATCTCGCTGATGATCGTCATGAGCGCGACGCTGCCGGCGTTCCTCAGCACGTCGCTGGCGCTCGGCATCGCGAACACGGACACGGACCAACGGCTGACGGGCGGCGCGCCGTTCGTCGTCTGGCCGGCATGGACGTTCGTCGGTCGAGCCGGCGGCGCCAGCGTTGACCCGAACCAGGCGGCGGTCAGCAACTTCCGGCCCGAGCTCCTGAACGAGGTGCGCTCCGATGCCGACTTCGGCGCGACGGCCGCGCTGACGTACGAGTTCCGGACGCGCGTCAAGGACGGCGTCGGGCTGCGCGACGCCAACGTGCGCGCCCTCGGCGTGGATGCCGACCTCCGCCCCGTGCTCTACCCGGAGGCGATCGAGATGGTCGCGGGCGACGATTCGGCCGTCGCCCGCGTGGCCGGCGAGCCGAACACGATCGTCATCGGCGCGGCGCTGGCGACGTATCTCGACCTCGGGGTCGGCGATGAGCTCGTCATCGTCGGCGGCGGGCGGGACCACGAGGTGCCGATGACGATCGTCGGCGTCGCCAAGCGGATCGGCGGTGTCGGGAACTTCACGGCCAAGCAGACGGCCGTCTGGGGCGGCGACTGCTCGGTCCTCATGGGCCTCGAGTCGTTCCGCATCCTCGCCAACGACCCGCAGCTCGGCCCGCCGGACAAGAAGACCCCGATCGTCCGCCGCCTGTTCGCCACGCACGGCCCCGGCATCGACGAGCAGCAGCTGACGAGCGATCTCCGGCTGCGCTATGCCACGCAGAACGACCTGACGATCGACAGCACGGCCGAGACCGTCCAGACGATCCGCGAGGAGTCGAAGACCGGCCAGCTCTTCCTCATCGTCCTGACCGCACTGACGAGCGTGCTGGCCGTATTCGGCGTCTTCGCCGTGATCTACGTCTCGATCTACGGCCGCCGCGGCGAGATCGGGATGATGAAGGCGATCGGCACCCCCGGCCGGCACCTGCTCGGTGTCTTCGTCGGCGAGGCGATGATCATGACGCTCTCGGCGACGCTGACCGGCGTGACCGCGGGCGTCCTCCTGGCCTACGCGCTCCGCATGTCGGAGGGCTTCCGCAACGAGCTGCCGACGCACTTCGCGATGGACGTCATCGTCGTGCCGGCGATGCTCGTCCTGATGATCCTGGCGAGCTTGGTTTCGGCCACCTGGGCCACGCACGGCTACCGCAAGCGGCCGGCGATCGCGATCCTGAGGACGCTGTAA
- a CDS encoding HlyD family efflux transporter periplasmic adaptor subunit codes for MNHNRLALCAVALAAATTACTGDRPASQPPGAVGVAGTLVAATALPGPGTPGVRATTVASRSIERGVSRVVTADGALELPEPPQTLAFPKPGTVREVFVREGQAIAEGDVLARMDTAPFELEIAGGEAEVAAASAALKKAQSGAALDTARQDLERAKNQLWSQQISRDGQCQLAKVRAENDPNRDRGDNDSGITAECDAAKALVQASEATVRVAEINLRTVEATAADDAGVARARLRQAQVGLTQARDALARAEIKAPFDGAVLTVNIAAGAQAVTGPAMTVARTSPLLFVTSNLSERYVGDVHEGAKASVTLTAYPDRTLSATVRHIAPGGTVDAAGGVVFKVWLDLDDSDLAVYAGMTGRVEIDAGAIGSGSFGGDVVAEGEANATETAATAETAP; via the coding sequence ATGAACCACAATCGGTTGGCCCTTTGTGCCGTCGCACTCGCGGCGGCAACGACCGCCTGCACCGGCGACCGTCCGGCCTCGCAGCCGCCCGGCGCGGTCGGCGTGGCCGGCACGCTTGTCGCGGCCACGGCACTGCCCGGTCCCGGCACGCCTGGCGTCCGCGCGACGACGGTCGCGTCGCGGTCGATCGAGCGCGGCGTGAGCCGCGTCGTCACCGCCGACGGGGCGCTCGAGCTGCCGGAACCGCCGCAGACGCTCGCCTTCCCCAAGCCGGGCACCGTGCGCGAGGTCTTCGTGCGCGAGGGCCAGGCGATCGCCGAAGGGGATGTGCTGGCGCGGATGGACACGGCGCCGTTCGAGCTTGAGATCGCCGGCGGCGAGGCCGAGGTGGCGGCGGCTTCGGCGGCACTGAAGAAGGCGCAGAGCGGCGCGGCCCTCGATACGGCGCGCCAGGACCTCGAGCGGGCCAAGAACCAGCTCTGGTCGCAACAGATCAGCCGCGACGGCCAGTGTCAGCTGGCCAAGGTCAGGGCGGAGAACGACCCGAACCGCGATCGAGGGGACAACGACTCCGGCATCACGGCCGAGTGCGACGCCGCCAAGGCGCTCGTCCAGGCGTCGGAGGCCACGGTGCGCGTTGCCGAGATCAACCTGCGCACCGTCGAGGCGACCGCGGCCGACGACGCGGGGGTCGCTCGGGCACGGCTGCGGCAGGCACAGGTCGGGCTGACACAGGCACGCGATGCGCTGGCCCGCGCCGAGATCAAGGCGCCCTTCGACGGCGCCGTCCTGACGGTGAACATCGCCGCCGGCGCGCAGGCGGTCACCGGGCCGGCCATGACGGTGGCCCGTACGTCGCCGCTCCTGTTCGTGACGAGCAACCTGAGCGAGCGCTATGTCGGCGACGTACACGAGGGCGCGAAGGCGTCGGTCACGCTGACGGCCTACCCGGACCGCACGCTCTCGGCCACCGTCCGGCACATCGCGCCGGGTGGCACCGTGGATGCCGCGGGCGGCGTGGTCTTCAAGGTCTGGCTCGACCTCGATGACAGCGACTTGGCGGTGTACGCCGGGATGACGGGGCGGGTCGAGATCGATGCCGGGGCGATCGGCTCGGGCAGCTTCGGCGGCGACGTCGTGGCGGAAGGCGAAGCGAATGCCACCGAGACGGCGGCGACGGCGGAAACTGCGCCGTAG
- a CDS encoding histidine phosphatase family protein yields MRTLLVMRHAKSSWTNAHLSDHDRPLNERGERDAPRMGRWLAAHDLEPDVILCSSAARAHATADHVAAETGAQAPIVRSSLYGGDVEDYVAELARLADDVEVALIVGHSPTVSLVVTELVDQDEDMPTAAVAVIELPIDRWPDLGEDVEGRLVAVWRPREIADGSM; encoded by the coding sequence GTGCGGACGTTGTTGGTCATGCGACATGCCAAGTCCAGTTGGACGAACGCGCACCTGTCCGATCACGACCGGCCGCTGAACGAGCGCGGCGAGCGCGACGCGCCGCGGATGGGGCGCTGGCTGGCGGCGCACGACCTCGAACCCGACGTTATCCTGTGCTCGAGCGCCGCTCGCGCGCATGCGACGGCCGATCATGTGGCCGCCGAGACCGGCGCCCAGGCGCCGATCGTCCGCAGTTCGCTGTACGGCGGCGACGTCGAGGACTACGTGGCCGAGCTGGCGCGGCTGGCCGACGACGTCGAGGTGGCGCTCATCGTCGGACACAGTCCGACGGTGTCGCTCGTCGTTACCGAGCTCGTCGACCAGGATGAGGACATGCCGACGGCGGCGGTCGCCGTGATCGAACTGCCGATCGACCGCTGGCCGGATCTTGGCGAGGACGTCGAAGGGCGGCTCGTGGCGGTGTGGCGGCCCCGAGAGATCGCCGACGGGTCGATGTGA
- a CDS encoding vanadium-dependent haloperoxidase: protein MFAQRYNTNGARRSQLAYNMRLNAALSSRLADPKQTGNGDEARYPSRIGNYTKGMPHNNLGEVTPSAYTAYLKALDSGLWQDWDSIPLGGSLVFKNPLAGIAYVLEGADPGCMTQRAAPAFASAETAGEIVENYWMALLRDISFLDYGSDGIAAAAATDLSRMSDFRGPKQGNQVTPATLFRGLTPGDLVGPYVSQFMWLDTRFGAETVDRRMRTMQPGVDFMTSYADWLAIQRGAPAPQPAQPDPTPRYVRNGRDLSEWVHIDVLYQAYFNAMLILFGLGAPTNANDPYRTSRTMCGFGTLGPPFFASLLAAVAKPALETVWHQKWYVQRRLRPEAYAGRVHNRLTGAAAYPLHNDVLNSDAVQQVFSRHGTYLLPMAFPEGSPAHPAYGAGHATVAGACVTLLKAFFDESWVLPNPVVAAPDGLSLEPYSGPALTVGGELNKLASNVAIGRNIAGVHWRSDATESLKLGEDLAIRYLREEKMLLREKFLGWKFTKFDGTPITV, encoded by the coding sequence GTGTTCGCCCAGCGCTACAACACGAACGGCGCGCGGCGCAGCCAGTTGGCCTACAACATGCGCTTGAACGCCGCGCTGTCCTCCCGCCTGGCCGACCCGAAGCAGACGGGCAACGGTGACGAGGCGCGCTATCCGTCGCGGATCGGCAACTACACCAAGGGGATGCCGCACAACAACCTCGGCGAGGTCACGCCATCCGCGTACACCGCCTACCTCAAGGCACTGGACAGCGGCCTTTGGCAGGACTGGGACAGCATCCCACTTGGAGGGTCCTTGGTCTTCAAGAACCCACTCGCCGGTATCGCCTACGTGCTCGAGGGTGCCGACCCGGGCTGCATGACGCAGCGCGCAGCCCCGGCGTTTGCCAGCGCTGAGACCGCTGGCGAGATCGTCGAGAACTACTGGATGGCGCTGCTGCGCGACATATCTTTCTTGGACTACGGATCCGATGGCATCGCCGCCGCGGCTGCCACCGACCTGAGCCGAATGTCGGATTTCCGCGGCCCGAAGCAGGGCAATCAGGTTACCCCGGCCACGTTGTTCCGCGGCCTAACGCCCGGCGACCTCGTCGGGCCATATGTCAGCCAGTTCATGTGGCTTGACACCCGCTTCGGCGCCGAGACCGTCGACCGTCGGATGCGAACGATGCAGCCCGGTGTTGACTTCATGACCAGCTACGCCGACTGGCTGGCCATCCAGCGTGGCGCTCCTGCACCCCAGCCCGCGCAGCCTGATCCGACGCCGCGCTACGTCCGCAACGGACGCGACCTTTCCGAGTGGGTCCACATCGACGTGCTCTACCAGGCCTACTTCAACGCCATGCTGATCCTCTTCGGCCTCGGCGCGCCGACGAACGCCAACGACCCGTACCGAACGTCGCGCACGATGTGCGGGTTTGGGACGCTCGGGCCGCCTTTTTTCGCCAGCTTGTTGGCCGCCGTCGCCAAGCCGGCGCTCGAGACGGTGTGGCACCAGAAGTGGTACGTCCAGCGCCGTCTGCGGCCCGAGGCGTACGCCGGCCGCGTCCACAACCGCCTCACCGGCGCCGCGGCCTACCCGCTGCACAACGACGTCCTGAACTCGGACGCGGTCCAGCAGGTGTTCAGCCGCCACGGCACCTACCTCCTGCCGATGGCCTTCCCGGAGGGCAGCCCGGCCCACCCGGCCTACGGCGCCGGCCACGCCACCGTCGCCGGCGCGTGCGTGACGCTGCTCAAGGCGTTCTTCGACGAGAGCTGGGTCCTCCCGAACCCGGTCGTCGCCGCGCCCGACGGCCTGAGCCTCGAGCCGTACTCGGGCCCGGCGCTGACGGTCGGCGGCGAGCTGAACAAGTTGGCCAGCAACGTCGCCATCGGCCGGAACATCGCCGGCGTGCATTGGCGGTCGGATGCCACCGAGTCGCTCAAGCTGGGCGAGGACCTTGCCATCCGCTACCTGCGCGAGGAGAAGATGCTCCTGCGCGAAAAGTTCCTCGGTTGGAAGTTCACGAAGTTCGACGGGACGCCGATCACGGTCTGA
- a CDS encoding RDD family protein, giving the protein MSERSNTEPIDAVLRADYTVETPESVAFGYPVAGIGSRFIGALVDTAALAGGIGALGCGVLAFVLAVADEVPAGAAASAGDAAAEWVVGAVFAVAALVLFLIVWGYYIVFETLWDGQTPGKRVAGTRVVRLDGGAAGFREAVVRNLVRFADFLPIGYGFGLIVLFADRHTRRLGDLAAGTVVIREQQRVTWRDVAVDPTTPAEPLS; this is encoded by the coding sequence ATGAGCGAACGATCGAACACGGAACCGATCGATGCCGTCCTGCGGGCGGATTATACGGTCGAGACACCGGAGAGTGTTGCCTTCGGGTACCCCGTGGCGGGCATCGGCAGCCGATTCATCGGCGCCCTCGTCGACACGGCGGCGCTGGCCGGCGGGATCGGTGCGCTCGGGTGCGGCGTGTTGGCATTCGTGCTGGCCGTGGCGGACGAAGTGCCGGCCGGCGCGGCGGCATCGGCCGGCGATGCGGCCGCGGAATGGGTCGTCGGGGCGGTGTTCGCCGTCGCCGCGCTCGTGCTCTTCCTCATCGTGTGGGGCTACTACATCGTCTTCGAGACGCTCTGGGACGGCCAGACACCCGGCAAACGCGTGGCCGGCACGCGTGTCGTGCGGCTGGACGGCGGCGCGGCCGGCTTTCGTGAGGCGGTCGTGCGCAACTTGGTTCGCTTCGCCGACTTCCTGCCGATCGGCTACGGCTTCGGCTTGATCGTCCTGTTCGCCGACCGACACACGCGGCGGCTGGGCGATCTGGCGGCCGGAACGGTCGTCATCCGCGAGCAGCAGCGCGTGACGTGGCGCGACGTCGCGGTCGACCCGACCACCCCGGCCGAACCCCTGTCATAA
- a CDS encoding stage II sporulation protein M: MPVRQPFTARRQADWLALEDLIGRADRRLGALGPADIDRLGALYRRATADLALVRRDQPDSPLAMYLNGLVARAHARVYRSAPLSRQAVVDFYRHGFPRLYRRILPFTAAAFLLFAIPAVVAFVLSRRDTDVLLLLFGDGMMPLIQQVERGEMWTEITPAMRSAAASGILTNNISVTFKAFGGGILLGLLTVWVMVQNGLLIGGIFGLLDHHGMAPRLLDFIAGHGPVELSVIFAAGGAGLFMGDAILRPGLRRRVDALADRARDAALLVLGSAPLLVGAGLIEGFVSPSALPTWIKAVVGLGTGAALHTYWLVAGRQCSGDDVKRP; the protein is encoded by the coding sequence GTGCCCGTCCGCCAGCCGTTCACCGCAAGGCGCCAAGCCGACTGGCTGGCCCTCGAGGATCTGATCGGCCGCGCCGATCGCCGCCTCGGCGCCCTCGGCCCGGCCGATATCGACCGCCTCGGCGCCCTCTACCGGCGCGCCACGGCCGATCTGGCCCTCGTGCGCCGCGACCAGCCGGACTCACCGCTGGCGATGTACCTCAACGGCCTCGTCGCCCGCGCCCACGCCCGCGTGTATCGCAGCGCACCGCTCTCCCGCCAAGCCGTCGTCGACTTCTACCGCCACGGCTTCCCGCGATTATACCGCCGCATCCTGCCCTTCACCGCCGCCGCCTTCCTCCTGTTCGCCATCCCGGCCGTCGTCGCCTTCGTCCTCAGCCGGCGGGACACCGATGTCCTGTTGCTCCTGTTCGGGGATGGGATGATGCCGCTGATCCAGCAGGTTGAGCGCGGCGAGATGTGGACCGAGATCACACCGGCGATGCGATCCGCGGCAGCCAGCGGGATCCTGACGAACAACATCAGCGTGACGTTCAAAGCGTTCGGCGGCGGCATCCTGCTCGGGCTGCTGACGGTCTGGGTCATGGTCCAGAACGGCTTGCTGATCGGTGGCATCTTCGGGCTGCTCGACCACCACGGCATGGCGCCGCGCCTCCTGGACTTCATCGCCGGCCACGGACCGGTCGAGCTCTCCGTCATCTTCGCCGCCGGTGGGGCCGGGCTGTTCATGGGCGATGCGATCCTCCGCCCCGGCCTCCGCCGCCGCGTCGACGCGCTGGCCGACCGGGCCCGCGACGCCGCGCTGCTCGTGCTCGGCAGCGCACCCCTCTTGGTGGGCGCCGGCCTGATCGAGGGCTTCGTCAGCCCGAGCGCGCTGCCGACGTGGATCAAGGCCGTCGTCGGGCTTGGCACGGGAGCGGCGCTGCACACGTATTGGCTGGTTGCGGGGCGGCAGTGCAGCGGGGACGATGTGAAGCGGCCGTAA
- a CDS encoding DNRLRE domain-containing protein, which translates to MSVVRRARRLLFVAAVLAALAGPSAVALTANGRGDLGVRAGPDQDPTASPETRTAVAATQAATSTAVIATQAPTATATEAEPPTATRTPTMTYTPAPVPAYLPVALRHDPPQPYKPVLRPIVNPEEDGDYTVEWGESLLARRYELQEDDDATFGSPTTVYDGPEFRYGWTVSRHAFGTYHYRVRGANDTHIGPWSNIERTRSWPPKVFAAAADADISDKFPSVQTGGDMSMWAGYHAKGCLDINATVGIVRSFVRFDLSAVPPGTPFRRAVLKLTAIAGCWSTDIDGQWRDVTAYRLDKPFDEYNVTWKNRPKEGEAVGTGRVHAADDIVGPMTIDVTAIARRWVDGATPNNGLLLRALETSDRRAFMVVVFGTREWEAPEERPFLTIEYDGAAAESAPPLSGDDASRRDDEVERPRP; encoded by the coding sequence ATGTCCGTCGTCCGCCGTGCCCGCCGCCTGCTGTTCGTCGCCGCCGTCCTGGCCGCGCTGGCCGGTCCTTCCGCTGTGGCCCTGACGGCCAACGGGCGGGGCGACCTCGGCGTGCGGGCGGGACCCGACCAAGACCCGACCGCTTCGCCAGAAACCCGGACCGCTGTCGCCGCAACGCAGGCGGCAACATCCACCGCGGTCATCGCCACGCAAGCCCCGACCGCAACGGCCACGGAAGCCGAACCGCCGACAGCGACACGGACGCCCACCATGACATACACGCCGGCGCCGGTGCCGGCCTACCTGCCCGTGGCGCTCCGCCACGACCCGCCGCAGCCGTACAAGCCGGTGCTCCGGCCGATCGTCAACCCGGAGGAGGACGGCGACTACACGGTCGAGTGGGGCGAGTCCCTCCTGGCCAGGCGCTACGAGCTCCAAGAGGACGACGACGCAACGTTCGGCAGCCCGACGACGGTGTACGACGGGCCGGAGTTCAGGTACGGTTGGACGGTCTCCCGGCACGCCTTCGGCACGTACCACTACCGCGTCCGCGGCGCGAACGACACGCACATCGGCCCGTGGAGCAACATCGAGCGCACGCGTTCCTGGCCGCCGAAGGTCTTCGCGGCGGCAGCGGACGCCGACATCAGCGACAAGTTCCCTTCGGTCCAGACCGGGGGAGACATGAGCATGTGGGCCGGCTACCACGCCAAGGGCTGCCTCGACATCAACGCCACGGTCGGGATCGTGCGCAGCTTCGTGCGCTTCGACCTGAGCGCCGTCCCGCCCGGCACGCCCTTCCGCCGCGCCGTGCTGAAGCTCACCGCGATCGCCGGCTGCTGGAGCACGGACATCGACGGCCAATGGCGGGATGTGACGGCCTACCGCCTGGACAAGCCGTTCGACGAGTACAACGTGACGTGGAAGAACCGTCCCAAGGAAGGCGAGGCCGTCGGCACGGGCCGCGTGCACGCCGCGGACGACATCGTCGGTCCGATGACGATCGACGTCACCGCCATCGCCCGCCGCTGGGTCGACGGCGCGACGCCCAACAACGGTCTCCTCCTGCGCGCCCTCGAGACGAGCGACAGGCGCGCGTTCATGGTGGTGGTTTTCGGAACACGGGAGTGGGAGGCGCCGGAAGAACGGCCGTTCCTGACGATCGAGTACGACGGCGCGGCCGCCGAGAGCGCGCCGCCTCTCTCCGGCGACGACGCGTCACGCCGTGACGACGAAGTCGAACGCCCCCGTCCTTGA